TCAATTTacactattatataaaaaaaatgttacatgAAATTAAAAACCTAGCATGCTCCATCAACTGCAAAGGACTGTAACAAGGAACCTTCGCCTGATGGTAGCAGAATCACAATTATCATTTGCTATCATACTAGCTTTCCTTTTATTTATGGTGTGGTGTCTCTCTTTCAGGCGCAGTTCAGCGTGTGTTTTCTTTGCGGCGAGAGTAGCGAGTTCTGTCATTGTATCTCAGTCTATCTTGGGCTCTCTGTGGCTGCGGCTCAACTCGTCTCTGCCTCTCTGGTGATCGTTGGACTATCTCTCCATTTACAAACAGCTCAGCTGCAAATGCAACAACAAAAAGATCAGGAATTACGATCACAGTGAATGTTCTCTTGAGTAACAGTTGAGATTTAGTTAGAGAAATGTAGAAAGTTGATGTATCTCTCGTAAGTCGTAACTAGTCTATGCTTCTCAGATATGAAGAGCACAATAACAAGAAAGAGAGATATTAGATGTGAGTTCATTAGCATTCAAATGCTAATCATTGCCCAAAAAACACTAGTTAGCTTTGGCAAGGACTTTAACCTCTATTGCTAATCATTGCCCAAAATTAATACCAGTCAAAAGACTCGCTAGCTTCGCTAAGATGGGCTAACTGAAGCATGAAGCAAACAAGGGTTGCAATATATGTTTCATCTCAACCGGCCTGCAGTCAGGTATAATAATACCTATCTGCAAAAGGGCTTAAAAGAAAAGTATTTGATGTCAGCCCATTAGCATACAAAGCTAATCATAGCACAATAGGACTCATTAGCTTCGCCAAGATGGACTGGTAACTGTTCTCATGATCCAAGAGTTGCATACAATATATGTTTTCATCTAAACCAACTTGCAGTTCGATaaatattactccctccgtttcacaatagatgaagttttaggaagttttgatgtttcaaaatacatgatgttttcaactttcaatgttactttttactttattaaaaactgtgtaaccaatcATACTCAACAGTGTCTTTTGTAATTGgctaaatagttttaaatttatactttaatcacattttaaaaaataaataacaaatttcttaataattgtgCATAGCCTAAAACTTCAACTAttttggaacagagggagtattaactACCAGCACATGATTAACTAAGCAAAAATAGTTTATGATAGTCCATAAGCATTCAAAGCTAATCATAGCTCAAAAAGACTCATTGGGTTCGCCAAGAAGGACTGATAACTAAAAGTTGTTTTGCATGATCCAAGAACTGTATGCAATgcaatatatatgttttcataaaAACTCCCTTCCAGTtagattaaatattattaactaTCTGCACATGGCTTAACGAATCTATCTGATATCAGTCCATTAGCATTCAAAGCTACTCATAGCTCAAAATGACTCATTAGCTTCGCCAAGATGGACTAATCAGAACATTTCTTTCATGTTTGAAGAGAGACGCACTGAGACTCTGAGAGAGCAGTGTCACTAGCAAGGCTTCATTTAAGAACCATACACAACCAAAAAAAGAGTAGAATAAGAGGTAGAACAATCACCTCCATAATCTTTGTTTTCAGGATCAACATAAGAATCTGGAAGCACAAACAGAACACCAGGCAAAcctatcataaacaaaaaaaacaacactcTTTATTATCATCACTCAACACATAAGAGAGACAAGTTGTAAAAGTAAGTAAgtaaagacaaaaaaaacttcaagCTTAGTCGAAGTCTCTTCATCAATCTCACACCCAAACCCTAAATACCTCTCACAAGAAACATTGTAAATCCTCTTCTTCGCCTCTTCCTCACTAAACcccaaaacacacacaaacacacaaaagaGTAAAACACAAAGGCAATCAACAGAGCGCATTGATGTTTTTTTACCTTCCAACGACTTTAGCTAAGGTTTGTACGTAACAATCAACCATCTCCTGCTTCGTCGCGCCTTCTCCGCCAGGCTTATCCATCACGATGAGCCAGTGCTCGTAATCGCACCCCGGAAACAGAGGCGCCATCTCCGTCGTCGGAGGTCGGTCGCTGAAGCTGGAGCCGGAGCTGAGCGGCGAGTAGGCCGAGCCTGACCGGTTTGCTCGGCATCGGATCGAGACGGACCGGGTCGAGCAAGCTAACCGAGATCCGCCGCAGTGAACGGAGGAAGGAAGCCGAGGAGGCGACGCTAAGGTGGCACCGGATAGGAGGGAGCGCGTGAGGTGGCGCGTGTCGGATATAGGCAAGGCCATTGTAGGTGAGTGATGAGTGAGTTGAGGTTTGGGCAGAGAGAGATCAAATTCATGTATGCTTTCTGTATATTGGACATTAATGTTTGATATGTTGGGTTTCGCATTAATTGCTTTTAGGCCCATCAAATCTTAAGCAAAAATAAAGAGTTTTTGTTTATGAACACTAACGACCACTTTATCACAAAAgtatttttctcttttcaaaaaaaataaaaatcacaaaattatttttcaataatatatatgtagttttgattaaaataatattcattttaatttaatttatttaattattatcatttttaaaatttcatccATCTTATAGTCATTAATATTGTTCTATAATTTTGTTcacagaaaaaaatacattcattcttcaaaaaaatatattcatttagtttatttttttattttgattgtatagTCCTTGATATATTTCTTGATTTTTGTGGCCGCTGATTTTATTCCATTCTTTTAGAATTCCATAAAAAAGAGAACATATGAACATACTCTAACAACCATGTCAACCagtttattcttttttataaaagttcaaaaaaaaaaaaccatgtcAACCAGTGACGTGTAAGATTCCCATTTTGGAGCCTATGGGAGTGTTCAAGCCaattgtgaattttatttaactttGACAAAACTTGACCTCTAACTTTTCAGTTCACCtttgttttgttaataaatttataaattagtaaaGATCTATTATCATTTGATCAAAGAcaattagatttaattttaaaaatctttaagtTTTTCTTTACACTAAAACGAGTAATTTATGGTGAGAGTATATCTTGCCATTTAACTTACTGAAATTAGTTGTATACTTTTGTGAACTTGACACGTATATGAGAAAAGTACTCTTACATAAAATCACTGAAATCATTGACATTGTTCAAATTAATAACCAAACAAATTATTTGCaatataaaaatactttaaattgtatatgattttttattatttcatgaACTCACaaggatatatttttttaaaaatagtagatTCTATTTCAAAATccatcaaaatataataaatttatagtcacactaaatctaattatttattttattctattgaCAAATGAGA
This genomic stretch from Raphanus sativus cultivar WK10039 chromosome 3, ASM80110v3, whole genome shotgun sequence harbors:
- the LOC108845937 gene encoding multiple organellar RNA editing factor 2, chloroplastic-like isoform X2, with product MALPISDTRHLTRSLLSGATLASPPRLPSSVHCGGSRLACSTRSVSIRCRANRSGSAYSPLSSGSSFSDRPPTTEMAPLFPGCDYEHWLIVMDKPGGEGATKQEMVDCYVQTLAKVVGRFAWCSVCASRFLC
- the LOC108845937 gene encoding multiple organellar RNA editing factor 2, chloroplastic-like isoform X1; this translates as MALPISDTRHLTRSLLSGATLASPPRLPSSVHCGGSRLACSTRSVSIRCRANRSGSAYSPLSSGSSFSDRPPTTEMAPLFPGCDYEHWLIVMDKPGGEGATKQEMVDCYVQTLAKVVGSEEEAKKRIYNVSCERFAWCSVCASRFLC